One genomic region from Podarcis raffonei isolate rPodRaf1 chromosome 16, rPodRaf1.pri, whole genome shotgun sequence encodes:
- the DUSP23 gene encoding dual specificity protein phosphatase 23 produces MASNKPPNFSWVAPGQLAGLAMPRLPAHYRYMHEHGIRHLVSLTERSPPYHDTCPGIQLHRLRIADFCPPSPEQIQRFLQIVDEANAKGEAVAVHCMLGFGRTGTMLACYLAKTQKITGVDAIHEIRKLRPGSIETHDQEKAVVQFHHCIK; encoded by the exons ATGGCGTCCAACAAGCCACCCAATTTCTCCTGGGTAGCGCCAGGCCAGCTGGCGGGGCTGGCCATGCCCCGCCTGCCCGCACATTACCGGTACATGCACGAACATGGCATCCGACATCTGGTGTCACTCACGGAGCGCAGCCCGCCGTACCACGACACCTGCCCCGGCATCCAGCTCCACCGCCTGCGTATCGCCGACTTCTGCCCGCCTTCGCCTGAGCAAATCCAGCGCTTCCTGCAGATTGTGGACGAAGCCAACGCCAAGGGGGAG GCTGTGGCAGTGCATTGCATGCTGGGATTTGGCAGAACCGGAACCATGTTGGCCTGTTACCTCGCCAAGACCCAGAAGATCACTGGCGTTGACGCCATCCACGAGATCCGCAAGCTGCGGCCAGGCTCCATCGAGACCCACGACCAGGAGAAGGCCGTTGTCCAGTTCCACCACTGTATCAAATAG
- the LOC128404079 gene encoding serum amyloid P-component-like, whose amino-acid sequence MEILHSSLVILACLLGSLAQEDLQTKVFIFPASSNTAAVVLNASFQDPLTSVTVCLRSYTLLNRNYGLFSYATRKSDNELLIFKPKLNQYNFYVGGTSVTFSVPERMTSGPQWEHICMSWESATGLVEFWLDGQPLPRMGMKKGYSIGTGGSLLLAQDQDSVGGGFDINQSFTGELTDVYMWDRVLTPDEVLLIRNGGTLSKCILNWRSLSYQMKGYVVVKPSLKTIY is encoded by the exons ATGGAGATCCTTCACTCCTCTCTTGTCATCCTGGCCTGCCTTTTAGGGTCTCTGGCACAGGAAG ACCTTCAAACGAAGGTATTCATATTCCCAGCGAGTTCAAACACAGCCGCTGTGGTTTTGAATGCCTCGTTCCAGGATCCTTTGACCAGCGTCACCGTCTGCCTGAGAAGCTACACATTGCTGAACCGCAACTACGGCCTCTTCTCTTACGCCACACGGAAAAGCGACAATGAGCTCCTGATCTTCAAGCCCAAACTCAACCAATACAACTTTTATGTGGGTGGCACATCGGTGACCTTCAGCGTTCCAGAAAGAATGACCTCCGGACCTCAGTGGGAGCACATCTGTATGAGCTGGGAGTCTGCCACGGGGTTGGTGGAGTTCTGGTTGGACGGGCAGCCTCTCCCCCGAATGGGCATGAAGAAGGGTTACTCTATAGGCACAGGGGGATCCCTTCTCCTGGCGCAAGATCAGGATTCCGTTGGAGGTGGCTTTGATATCAACCAGTCCTTTACAGGAGAGCTCACGGATGTGTACATGTGGGACCGGGTGCTGACCCCAGATGAGGTGCTTCTCATCCGCAATGGGGGCACCCTTTCCAAATGTATTTTGAACTGGAGATCCCTGAGCTATCAAATGAAGGGGTATGTCGTAGTTAAGCCTTCCCTGAAGACCATCTACTGA